One genomic window of Sulfurovum lithotrophicum includes the following:
- the secD gene encoding protein translocase subunit SecD produces MKTLNFRVILFIFALIFGVVFSIPSLMQSESGKKITLGLDLQGGLHMLLGIKSDVAIASRTKSIAGTVKYVFDDEEIIFDDLRMVDGDKVTFELLDSDDVTKATALLKKEIPGIVINQNGMKFTVQMTSKEMARTKQNAIKQAVDTIRNRLNEFGLAEPTVAKQGEDKILVEVPGIKTQADEQRIRELIARAAHLQLMAVDEDRAARVSTMSAAEAKSYGDVILKDVNTNEKYLLRQIPVLDGSMLTDAKVGFDKSNMPVINFSLNGQGAKIFGDFTAKAVGKRMAVVLDNKVYSAPVIRERIGGGHVQISGNFKLEEAHDIAIALRSGALLAPVFVMEKRSVGPSLGADSIKASSIALALGFILVIAFMVIYYSMAGVIANVALIGNLFLILAIMSLFGATLTLPGMAGIVLTVGMAVDANVIINERIRELLHEGKSIAKSIEDGYDNAFTAILDANVTTLIAAVVLYAYGTGAIKGFALTMSIGILASMLTAIVGTHGIYQWLLPKMRKEKLNLWFGIKTEGAK; encoded by the coding sequence ATGAAAACGCTTAATTTCAGAGTAATACTCTTTATTTTCGCACTGATCTTCGGTGTGGTATTCTCCATTCCCTCTCTTATGCAAAGCGAGAGCGGGAAGAAGATCACTCTCGGGCTTGACCTGCAGGGAGGACTTCATATGCTCCTTGGGATCAAAAGTGATGTTGCTATTGCCTCCCGTACAAAATCGATAGCCGGAACGGTCAAGTATGTTTTTGACGATGAAGAGATCATTTTTGACGACCTTCGTATGGTTGACGGTGACAAAGTAACTTTCGAACTTCTCGACAGTGACGATGTGACCAAGGCGACTGCGCTTTTGAAAAAAGAGATCCCGGGGATCGTTATAAACCAGAACGGTATGAAGTTCACTGTGCAGATGACGTCCAAAGAGATGGCAAGGACCAAACAGAATGCCATCAAGCAGGCGGTCGATACCATCAGGAACAGACTGAACGAGTTCGGCCTGGCTGAACCGACGGTAGCCAAACAGGGTGAAGACAAGATCCTGGTCGAAGTGCCGGGTATCAAAACGCAGGCGGATGAACAGCGTATCCGTGAACTCATCGCCAGAGCGGCACACCTTCAGCTTATGGCGGTCGATGAGGACCGTGCGGCAAGGGTATCGACCATGAGTGCGGCAGAGGCAAAAAGCTACGGGGATGTCATCCTCAAGGATGTCAATACGAACGAGAAGTATCTTCTTCGCCAGATCCCCGTACTTGACGGCTCCATGCTGACCGATGCTAAAGTAGGCTTCGATAAAAGCAATATGCCGGTGATCAATTTCTCACTCAACGGTCAGGGAGCCAAGATATTCGGTGACTTTACTGCAAAAGCAGTGGGCAAGCGTATGGCTGTCGTGCTGGACAACAAAGTCTATTCGGCACCGGTGATCCGTGAGAGAATCGGCGGCGGACATGTGCAGATCTCGGGTAACTTCAAGCTGGAAGAGGCGCATGATATCGCGATCGCACTGCGTTCCGGGGCTTTGCTTGCTCCGGTCTTCGTGATGGAGAAGCGTTCTGTCGGCCCAAGCCTGGGTGCGGACAGTATCAAGGCGAGTTCTATCGCATTGGCACTCGGTTTCATTCTGGTGATCGCTTTCATGGTCATCTACTACAGTATGGCGGGGGTGATCGCGAACGTAGCGCTTATAGGAAACCTTTTCCTGATCCTTGCGATCATGTCGCTCTTTGGTGCGACCCTGACACTGCCGGGTATGGCGGGTATCGTCCTGACAGTGGGTATGGCAGTGGATGCAAACGTTATCATTAATGAACGTATCCGTGAACTGCTGCATGAAGGAAAATCGATAGCCAAATCGATAGAGGACGGATATGACAATGCCTTTACAGCCATTCTGGATGCCAACGTGACCACGCTGATCGCAGCGGTCGTACTCTATGCCTACGGTACGGGTGCCATCAAGGGTTTTGCTCTTACGATGAGTATCGGTATTTTGGCTTCGATGCTGACGGCGATCGTCGGAACACACGGTATCTACCAGTGGCTGCTTCCGAAAATGCGTAAAGAGAAACTGAACCTCTGGTTCGGTATTAAAACAGAGGGGGCAAAATAA
- the yajC gene encoding preprotein translocase subunit YajC produces the protein MGAEQGSMIGSFLPLIILFAIFYFLIIRPQQKQVKAHKEMLTSLEKGDKIITSGGLIATIIKVEEDFIKIKLNDDTVVKLDKAYVAKKVETGNENA, from the coding sequence ATGGGAGCAGAACAAGGAAGCATGATAGGTTCGTTTCTACCGCTTATCATCTTATTCGCGATTTTCTATTTTTTGATCATTAGACCACAGCAGAAGCAGGTCAAAGCACACAAAGAGATGCTTACAAGCCTTGAAAAAGGTGATAAGATCATTACCAGTGGCGGGCTTATCGCTACTATCATTAAAGTCGAAGAAGATTTTATCAAAATCAAACTAAATGATGACACTGTAGTGAAACTCGACAAAGCCTATGTGGCAAAAAAGGTTGAAACAGGTAATGAAAACGCTTAA
- a CDS encoding apolipoprotein N-acyltransferase gives MSKLRNFRSYFSTFVLTRGLSIALLGSAFIYLEHWGFSVLWLNTILGISFLYLLLSSDRSIWLITGFFLGIFWFWWIALSFKHYHMPWAIPIVVIVMGLLYGTLFWAIAFLAEKIPTINKSVAIQLKPTLFTLHSSLFTLSLKALGLLGLSYIHPFGFDWFKPELIFVESYFGIQKWQFAIILAGIVLTLWKKQYAYLFLVLFAWQPLPTTEIHLPQDIRIVTTYTSVEEKWDKTLHPQQFNALFSSIDKAIDENKSLVILPESVFPVFLKRSVSLMQALRERSKKIAIVAGGLYWDSKTPRNSTYIFTDDNMQIANKVLLVPFGESNPLPDFLSDWVNKVFYDGAVDYKADSNVTDYTINGIRYRNAICFEATSEKLYEGRPEHMIALSNNGWFTPSIEPTLQKLLLQYYSRKYDTTIYHAVNMAESYIVQNGEVRSTP, from the coding sequence TTGAGTAAATTGAGAAATTTTCGAAGTTATTTTAGCACCTTTGTACTAACAAGAGGCTTGAGCATCGCGCTTCTGGGTTCTGCCTTTATCTACCTTGAGCACTGGGGTTTCTCCGTACTCTGGCTCAATACCATTTTGGGAATCTCCTTTCTTTACCTGCTCCTCTCCTCAGACAGAAGTATCTGGCTGATCACGGGATTCTTCCTCGGTATTTTCTGGTTCTGGTGGATCGCCCTGAGCTTCAAGCACTACCATATGCCCTGGGCCATTCCGATCGTTGTGATTGTCATGGGACTGCTTTATGGCACACTCTTTTGGGCCATTGCTTTTCTGGCAGAAAAAATCCCAACTATCAATAAAAGTGTTGCAATACAACTTAAACCGACACTCTTCACTCTTCATTCTTCACTCTTCACTCTGAGCCTAAAAGCCCTCGGCCTTTTGGGACTAAGCTACATCCACCCCTTCGGCTTCGACTGGTTCAAGCCCGAACTGATCTTCGTCGAAAGCTATTTCGGAATACAGAAGTGGCAATTTGCGATTATCCTTGCCGGTATTGTATTGACGTTATGGAAAAAACAGTATGCCTATCTGTTTCTTGTGCTTTTCGCCTGGCAGCCTCTACCCACGACAGAAATACACCTTCCTCAAGATATTCGCATTGTCACGACATACACCAGCGTGGAAGAGAAATGGGACAAAACCTTGCATCCTCAACAGTTCAATGCCCTCTTTTCCTCCATAGATAAAGCCATCGATGAGAACAAAAGTCTGGTGATCCTGCCCGAGTCGGTCTTCCCGGTATTTCTCAAACGCTCGGTATCTTTAATGCAGGCACTTAGAGAGAGGTCAAAGAAAATAGCCATCGTTGCAGGAGGACTCTACTGGGATAGTAAAACACCAAGGAACTCGACCTACATTTTCACTGACGATAACATGCAGATAGCCAACAAAGTCCTGCTGGTCCCTTTTGGGGAGAGCAACCCACTGCCCGACTTCCTGAGTGACTGGGTCAATAAAGTCTTTTATGACGGGGCAGTAGACTACAAAGCTGACAGCAATGTGACCGACTATACCATTAACGGTATACGTTACAGGAATGCCATCTGTTTTGAAGCGACTTCTGAAAAACTCTATGAGGGCAGACCGGAACATATGATCGCACTAAGCAACAACGGCTGGTTCACACCCTCCATTGAGCCGACTTTGCAGAAACTGCTGTTACAATACTACAGCAGAAAGTACGATACGACTATCTATCATGCTGTCAATATGGCAGAATCGTATATCGTGCAGAACGGAGAGGTAAGGAGTACCCCATAA
- the yidD gene encoding membrane protein insertion efficiency factor YidD: MNSKKFWTAPIKGYQYISKMLPANCRYYPSCSEYAKWQFEFNAPHKALVASTLRILRCNQLFDGGIDYPVVTFVPPGHDALRKLNAFCGKMKVIYWFVPKDETRSQYYVIKDFDAINNSET; this comes from the coding sequence ATAAATAGCAAAAAATTCTGGACAGCACCCATCAAGGGATACCAGTATATTTCCAAAATGCTGCCGGCAAACTGCCGCTACTACCCCAGCTGCTCGGAGTATGCCAAATGGCAGTTCGAGTTCAATGCCCCGCACAAAGCTCTGGTGGCCAGCACCCTACGCATTTTGAGGTGCAATCAGCTCTTTGACGGGGGCATAGACTACCCCGTCGTTACGTTTGTGCCCCCCGGACACGATGCTTTACGCAAACTTAATGCTTTTTGTGGCAAAATGAAAGTTATCTACTGGTTCGTACCCAAGGACGAAACCCGTTCCCAATACTATGTCATAAAGGATTTTGATGCCATCAACAACAGTGAGACTTGA
- the pyrC gene encoding dihydroorotase, with protein MPSTTVRLDAPLDMHLHLRDGEMLNNIAKESAQTFSGAVVMPNLVPPVSSKAEIVAYRERIMKAIGEESFIPYMTLFFKPEYDRVFLESLREDLTSIKLYPAGITTNSEGGVSGFDVEELRPTLEAMSDLNIPLCIHGETNGFVMDREAQFVPIYEKLATAFPKLKIIMEHITTKESVEALERFDNLYATITLHHLLITLDDVAGGMLQPHLFCKPIAKRPEDREALLNIALKAHPKVMFGSDSAPHPKHAKEACGCAAGVFTAPIALQVLTELFETHNSLDNLQAFISGNARQVYGITPLKKQVILEKKPFTVPADYKGVVPMYAGERLAYSIREVKHG; from the coding sequence ATGCCATCAACAACAGTGAGACTTGATGCTCCGCTCGACATGCACCTGCACCTTAGAGACGGTGAGATGCTTAACAACATCGCCAAAGAAAGTGCGCAGACTTTCAGCGGTGCTGTCGTCATGCCCAACCTCGTACCACCTGTCAGCAGCAAAGCGGAGATTGTCGCCTATAGAGAACGTATTATGAAAGCCATCGGTGAGGAGAGCTTCATTCCCTACATGACACTCTTTTTCAAACCTGAATACGACAGGGTTTTTCTCGAATCCCTTAGGGAAGATCTCACATCCATCAAACTCTACCCTGCCGGTATCACGACCAACTCCGAAGGAGGGGTAAGCGGTTTCGATGTAGAAGAACTTCGGCCTACACTTGAAGCAATGAGCGATCTAAATATCCCTCTCTGCATCCACGGCGAGACCAACGGATTTGTGATGGACCGTGAAGCACAATTCGTTCCCATTTACGAAAAGCTTGCCACTGCGTTCCCGAAACTCAAAATTATCATGGAGCATATCACGACCAAAGAGAGCGTGGAAGCACTGGAGAGATTCGATAACCTCTATGCCACGATCACCTTGCACCACCTTCTCATTACCCTTGATGACGTAGCAGGAGGCATGCTGCAGCCGCATCTCTTCTGCAAACCCATCGCCAAGCGTCCCGAGGACAGGGAAGCACTGCTGAACATTGCGCTAAAAGCCCATCCCAAAGTGATGTTCGGGTCTGACTCCGCACCACACCCTAAACATGCCAAAGAGGCTTGCGGCTGTGCGGCAGGTGTCTTTACCGCACCCATTGCCCTGCAGGTACTCACCGAACTTTTTGAAACACATAATTCACTTGACAACCTACAGGCATTCATTTCGGGAAATGCCCGGCAGGTTTACGGTATAACCCCTCTTAAGAAGCAGGTCATTCTAGAGAAAAAACCTTTTACTGTCCCGGCAGACTACAAAGGTGTCGTACCTATGTATGCAGGAGAGAGATTGGCCTATTCCATCAGAGAGGTCAAACATGGATAA
- a CDS encoding carbonic anhydrase, with translation MDNRLKEFETGHESFRKIAFNKSKERFRKLVEEGQNPKALFIGCSDSRVMPAMITSSRPGDLFIVRNIGNFVAPFNPDADFHATASAIEYAVSILEVSDIIVCGHSDCGAIAALYKEIRQTPENIHTVKWLELGQEAKKVALLTHRNSGKEVLQRYTEKISVVFQLDNLLSYPGVKKRVEEGTLFLHGWHYNIENGEIVYYDDENFEFKPLSQK, from the coding sequence ATGGATAACCGTCTCAAGGAATTTGAAACCGGGCATGAATCCTTCAGAAAGATCGCTTTTAACAAGAGCAAAGAACGTTTCCGGAAACTGGTCGAGGAAGGACAGAATCCCAAAGCCCTTTTCATAGGATGCAGTGACTCCAGGGTCATGCCTGCCATGATCACAAGTTCCAGACCCGGAGACCTCTTTATTGTCAGAAATATCGGCAACTTCGTAGCTCCTTTCAATCCGGATGCAGATTTCCATGCTACCGCTTCCGCTATTGAGTATGCGGTCAGCATTCTTGAAGTCTCCGATATTATTGTCTGCGGACATTCGGACTGCGGTGCCATTGCCGCGCTCTATAAGGAGATCAGGCAGACACCGGAGAATATCCATACGGTCAAATGGCTTGAGCTGGGACAGGAAGCCAAGAAAGTGGCCCTTCTTACCCACCGTAACAGTGGGAAAGAGGTCTTACAGCGTTACACGGAGAAGATCTCCGTTGTCTTCCAACTTGACAACCTTCTTAGCTATCCTGGCGTCAAAAAAAGGGTTGAGGAGGGCACGCTTTTTCTTCATGGCTGGCATTACAATATTGAGAATGGTGAGATAGTCTATTATGACGATGAAAATTTCGAATTCAAACCATTAAGCCAAAAGTAA
- the cysK gene encoding cysteine synthase A: MIANSIEDLIGNTPLVKINFLSESTGTTILGKCEFMNPTSSVKDRIASNMINQAIKQGRITKESTIIEPTSGNTGIGLAAVCAAKGLKLILTMPDSMSIERRKLLAYLGAELILTPSANGMNGAIDKALSLEKEIDNAIVLQQFSNKDNPDIHRKTTAKEILHDTEGKVDIFVAAVGTGGTLTGTSEVLKAEIPLLEAIAVEPENSAVLSGRPAGAHKIQGIGAGFVPEILNTHIYNEVISVSNEDAFMMAQKVAKKEGLLVGISSGANLYAASLAASRPQNKGKTIVTILCDTAERYLSTELFDI, encoded by the coding sequence ATGATCGCGAATAGTATTGAAGACCTCATAGGCAACACCCCGCTTGTAAAAATAAACTTTCTTTCTGAGAGTACTGGGACTACGATCCTCGGAAAGTGTGAATTCATGAACCCTACCTCTTCGGTCAAGGACAGGATCGCGTCCAATATGATCAACCAGGCTATAAAACAGGGAAGGATCACCAAAGAGAGTACGATCATCGAACCCACAAGCGGAAATACCGGTATTGGACTGGCAGCGGTCTGTGCAGCAAAAGGTTTGAAGCTCATTCTTACCATGCCAGATTCCATGAGTATAGAGAGACGAAAACTGCTGGCTTATCTTGGTGCGGAACTTATTCTGACCCCTTCCGCAAACGGGATGAACGGCGCTATTGATAAAGCTCTCTCTCTGGAAAAAGAGATCGACAATGCCATCGTACTGCAGCAGTTCAGCAACAAGGACAATCCAGATATCCACAGAAAGACCACAGCAAAGGAGATCCTTCACGATACGGAAGGAAAGGTCGATATCTTTGTCGCTGCTGTAGGGACCGGCGGGACGCTGACCGGAACTTCGGAAGTCCTCAAGGCGGAGATCCCCTTACTTGAAGCCATTGCAGTCGAGCCGGAAAACTCTGCCGTACTTTCCGGCAGGCCGGCAGGTGCCCATAAGATCCAGGGAATTGGTGCAGGTTTTGTTCCTGAAATACTCAACACCCATATCTACAACGAGGTCATCTCTGTCAGCAATGAAGATGCTTTTATGATGGCACAGAAAGTCGCAAAAAAAGAGGGACTGCTGGTTGGTATCTCATCGGGTGCCAACCTTTATGCCGCTTCACTGGCTGCGTCCAGACCCCAGAACAAAGGCAAGACGATCGTAACTATTCTTTGTGACACAGCGGAACGCTACCTCTCTACAGAGTTATTCGACATCTAA
- a CDS encoding aminotransferase class IV family protein produces the protein MQTASPLLLETIKTEDGTVFNLPYHQARFDHSRKALFNTDDTLDLSKIIDTPPKGLYRCRILYDTNIRSVDYIPYIPKKIHTLRVIPSDIEYIYKYADREAFNILLRKNSDVDEIIIEKEGLLTDTTISNIAFYDGKKWLTPAKPLLQGTMRAKLISEGFLREADISKEMLGRFTHVALINAMLGFKILNHLEIQH, from the coding sequence ATGCAAACTGCTTCTCCTCTTCTGCTTGAAACCATCAAAACAGAGGATGGAACAGTTTTTAACCTCCCCTACCATCAGGCACGCTTTGATCACAGCAGAAAAGCACTTTTCAATACAGACGATACCTTGGATCTCTCAAAGATCATTGACACACCTCCAAAAGGCCTCTACCGCTGCCGTATCCTTTACGATACCAATATACGATCTGTCGATTACATCCCCTATATCCCCAAAAAAATCCATACATTACGGGTCATTCCTTCAGACATTGAGTATATCTACAAGTATGCCGACAGGGAAGCTTTCAATATACTTCTGAGAAAAAACAGTGATGTCGATGAGATTATCATTGAAAAAGAGGGCCTGCTGACTGATACTACCATTTCCAACATTGCTTTTTACGATGGCAAAAAATGGCTCACCCCGGCAAAACCGCTGCTTCAGGGTACCATGAGAGCCAAACTGATAAGTGAGGGATTCCTGAGAGAAGCAGATATCTCAAAAGAGATGCTTGGCAGATTTACACATGTAGCTTTAATCAATGCTATGCTAGGATTTAAAATTCTAAACCATCTCGAGATACAACACTAA
- a CDS encoding LysR family transcriptional regulator: protein MLKDFVKLETFLTVARERSFSKASAKLGISQPAVTQQIKFIEKYLAVKIIERKKNGIKLTPEGEELYKIASKLEKEIHEAEKDILKIINKKMTFRLGASYTIGTYVIPGECLNAMSKAINNDVNLSIDMSANIIEKLKERKLDVGLIESPVMDSDMIYREWLEDELVVVSNVPIPKILKTEELYNYRWVCREESSHTRKVVSEVFDDLGVSCKSFDVVSEVSNTTAVLQTIKKSKKNVDKPVVSIISRHAIADEVASEELFESRLRGYTMIRKFYIVYSKENKHNAYVDNVVDYILAGRC from the coding sequence ATGTTAAAGGATTTTGTAAAACTCGAAACATTCCTCACGGTAGCCCGTGAAAGAAGTTTTTCAAAAGCATCGGCGAAACTGGGCATCTCCCAGCCGGCAGTGACACAGCAGATCAAATTCATTGAAAAGTATTTGGCTGTCAAGATCATTGAAAGAAAAAAGAACGGTATCAAATTGACTCCCGAAGGTGAAGAACTCTACAAGATCGCGTCAAAACTTGAAAAAGAGATCCATGAGGCAGAAAAAGATATTCTGAAGATCATCAATAAAAAGATGACTTTCCGACTGGGAGCTTCCTATACCATAGGAACCTATGTGATTCCGGGAGAGTGTCTCAATGCCATGAGCAAAGCGATTAACAACGATGTAAACCTCAGTATTGATATGAGTGCAAATATTATTGAGAAACTCAAAGAGAGAAAACTCGATGTCGGCCTGATCGAATCGCCTGTGATGGACAGCGATATGATCTACAGAGAGTGGCTTGAAGATGAACTAGTTGTTGTAAGCAATGTACCTATTCCAAAAATACTTAAAACTGAAGAGCTATATAACTACAGATGGGTGTGTCGCGAAGAGAGTTCACACACGAGAAAGGTTGTTTCTGAAGTATTTGATGACCTCGGTGTCTCATGTAAAAGTTTCGATGTTGTCTCCGAAGTGAGCAACACAACTGCAGTATTGCAAACGATCAAGAAGAGCAAAAAAAATGTGGACAAACCTGTGGTTTCCATTATTTCAAGACATGCGATCGCAGACGAAGTGGCCAGTGAAGAACTTTTTGAGTCAAGACTCAGAGGCTATACGATGATACGCAAGTTCTATATTGTATATTCAAAAGAGAACAAGCATAATGCCTATGTGGATAATGTGGTAGACTACATCCTCGCAGGCCGCTGCTAA
- a CDS encoding ATP-dependent helicase, with protein sequence MEQILNELNPSQREAVEHIDGTMLILAGAGSGKTKTLTARLAYLVGEVGIDPANTLTLTFTNKAASEMRERALRLMPTKVSYPPLLCTFHKFGLLFLKFHIEKLGRSNNFVIIDSDDKKRLLRSIAKELKIDLNLSFIASEVSKYKNSLLSPEVVIQKAELPDYKKVARIYEQYQANIEENNLVDFDDLLMLTYKILDENEALRRETSNRYKYIMVDEYQDTNELQFRLLEHLCSEHNNLCVVGDDDQSIYGWRGANIRNILEFADYFENTKTVKLETNYRSTEPILKAANALIEHNSTRLGKKLISHKGEGKEVKLLHSLDEAMEAKAIAHEIHGLINSGVDPDEIAVLYRINALSRSLEEGFSKEGLAFKLIGGMRFYERAEIKDIISYFRVLANPHDDFSLIRIINKPKRGIGKASIEKLQKAAFDSHLSLYEYIEQSIGGELPVVVSKKVSGALAKLLEDIEILREEMRTSMGNFITLFEERIKLKDHYAAMVDGFDRILNIDEFYGYFRDAVIKNPDLTLDEFLNDISLQSDQDQIEENAVTIMSIHAAKGLEFEHLFVIGLEEEFFPLLGEGNNMEEERRLGYVAITRAKSDLTLCYVDSRFYKGRRKMIDKSRFLGEAGLIQDASLKITKQAAFKKGDLVKHKIFGIGRVQAATKSGKEYKLLINFGGNKKEILSSFVQSI encoded by the coding sequence ATGGAACAGATACTGAATGAACTCAATCCCTCACAACGTGAAGCGGTAGAACATATTGACGGTACTATGCTCATACTTGCAGGTGCCGGCAGCGGGAAGACCAAAACACTCACTGCCAGACTTGCCTATCTTGTCGGAGAGGTCGGCATCGATCCTGCCAATACACTCACCCTCACCTTTACGAACAAAGCGGCTTCTGAAATGCGAGAGCGTGCACTCAGACTTATGCCGACAAAGGTTTCCTACCCTCCTCTTCTGTGTACCTTCCATAAATTTGGTCTGCTTTTTTTAAAGTTTCACATCGAAAAACTGGGACGCAGCAACAACTTCGTGATCATCGACAGCGATGACAAAAAAAGGCTGTTGCGTTCCATCGCCAAAGAGCTGAAGATCGACCTGAATCTTTCTTTCATCGCTTCTGAGGTCTCCAAATATAAGAACTCCCTGCTTAGCCCTGAAGTGGTCATACAGAAAGCGGAACTACCCGACTACAAGAAAGTAGCCAGGATCTATGAACAGTACCAGGCGAATATCGAAGAGAACAATCTGGTCGATTTTGACGATCTTCTGATGCTAACCTACAAGATACTCGACGAGAACGAGGCGCTGAGACGAGAGACCAGCAACCGCTACAAATACATTATGGTAGACGAATACCAGGATACCAACGAACTGCAGTTCCGTCTGCTTGAACATCTCTGCTCCGAACACAATAACCTCTGTGTCGTAGGAGATGATGACCAGAGTATCTACGGATGGAGAGGTGCGAACATACGCAATATCCTTGAATTCGCCGATTATTTCGAAAATACGAAAACGGTCAAGCTGGAGACGAACTACCGCTCTACCGAACCAATCCTCAAAGCAGCCAATGCGCTTATCGAGCATAACTCCACAAGACTGGGGAAAAAGCTTATTTCGCACAAAGGAGAAGGTAAAGAAGTCAAACTCCTTCACTCTCTCGATGAAGCCATGGAAGCCAAAGCCATCGCTCATGAGATACATGGGCTCATCAATTCAGGAGTGGATCCTGATGAGATCGCTGTACTCTACCGCATCAATGCCCTTTCTCGTTCACTTGAAGAGGGCTTCAGCAAAGAGGGGCTTGCCTTCAAACTTATTGGCGGTATGCGTTTCTACGAACGTGCGGAAATCAAAGATATCATCTCCTACTTCAGAGTACTGGCGAATCCTCATGACGACTTCTCACTGATCCGTATCATCAACAAACCCAAACGCGGCATAGGGAAGGCTTCCATTGAGAAGCTGCAAAAAGCCGCGTTCGATTCCCATCTGTCGCTCTATGAATATATTGAGCAGAGTATCGGTGGGGAACTGCCTGTTGTGGTCAGTAAAAAAGTATCGGGTGCATTGGCAAAACTGCTGGAGGACATAGAGATCCTGCGTGAAGAGATGCGGACTTCTATGGGCAACTTCATCACCCTTTTTGAAGAGCGCATCAAACTCAAAGACCATTATGCCGCTATGGTGGACGGTTTTGACCGCATCCTAAATATCGACGAATTCTACGGCTATTTCCGTGACGCTGTCATAAAGAACCCTGACCTCACACTTGATGAATTCCTCAACGACATCTCTCTGCAAAGCGACCAGGACCAGATAGAGGAGAATGCCGTTACGATTATGAGCATCCATGCTGCCAAAGGGCTGGAGTTCGAACACCTCTTCGTTATCGGACTTGAAGAAGAGTTCTTCCCGTTGCTGGGAGAGGGAAACAATATGGAAGAAGAACGGCGTCTGGGCTATGTCGCCATTACCCGTGCCAAATCCGACCTGACACTATGTTATGTCGACAGCCGATTCTACAAAGGCCGGCGGAAAATGATAGACAAAAGCCGTTTTCTCGGAGAGGCAGGCCTCATACAGGATGCATCACTCAAGATCACCAAACAGGCTGCCTTCAAAAAGGGCGATCTCGTCAAACACAAGATCTTCGGTATCGGACGGGTCCAGGCTGCGACCAAATCGGGCAAAGAATATAAACTGCTCATCAATTTCGGCGGGAACAAGAAAGAGATATTGAGTTCTTTTGTGCAGTCGATATAA
- the truB gene encoding tRNA pseudouridine(55) synthase TruB: MNRLFVVNKPIFRTSNGYMGYVKRKYNTKKVGFSGTLDPFATGCLIVATGQYTKLFQYLDKTPKSYKATLWLGANSPSLDIEKVDSIKDAPLFDQAAIEMILDSLKGELTYYPPKFSAKKVNGKRAYELAREGKEIDLKQITSTIYEIKLITYNHPFIHFEATVSEGTYIRSLGALISDRLDVDATLSSLHRIHEGAFCYDNEKALNPFDYLSIPKNIYTGDDEYLELGKKLSVDYFEAKENGIYLIETSNFFSIIEIIGEAVKYRFNRIPKFEGDACTASEHTQK; the protein is encoded by the coding sequence ATGAATCGGTTATTTGTCGTCAACAAACCTATTTTCCGCACCTCCAACGGATACATGGGATATGTCAAAAGAAAATACAACACGAAAAAAGTAGGGTTTTCCGGTACGCTGGATCCTTTTGCCACGGGTTGCCTCATTGTGGCTACGGGACAGTACACCAAACTCTTCCAATACCTCGATAAGACACCTAAAAGCTACAAAGCCACTTTATGGCTTGGAGCAAACTCCCCCAGTCTCGATATCGAAAAGGTCGACTCCATAAAGGATGCACCACTGTTTGATCAGGCAGCTATAGAAATGATTTTGGACTCCCTCAAAGGCGAACTGACCTACTATCCTCCCAAGTTCTCTGCAAAAAAAGTCAACGGAAAGAGGGCCTATGAACTGGCACGCGAAGGAAAAGAGATAGACTTAAAGCAGATCACATCGACCATCTATGAGATCAAGCTGATTACCTATAACCATCCTTTCATCCATTTTGAAGCAACGGTGAGTGAAGGGACCTATATCCGGAGCCTCGGTGCGCTCATCTCAGACAGACTGGATGTAGATGCCACACTCTCCTCTTTGCACCGTATCCATGAAGGGGCATTCTGCTATGACAATGAAAAAGCGCTTAACCCTTTTGACTACCTTTCCATTCCAAAAAACATCTACACAGGGGATGATGAATATCTTGAACTTGGGAAAAAACTCTCTGTCGATTATTTTGAGGCTAAAGAGAATGGTATTTACCTCATAGAGACTTCAAACTTTTTCTCCATTATTGAAATCATCGGGGAAGCGGTGAAATACCGATTTAACCGCATACCTAAATTCGAGGGGGATGCATGTACAGCATCAGAGCATACGCAAAAGTAA